One genomic region from Equus asinus isolate D_3611 breed Donkey chromosome 8, EquAss-T2T_v2, whole genome shotgun sequence encodes:
- the CMKLR1 gene encoding chemerin-like receptor 1 isoform X2, producing the protein MENEDYNFSLTYDDDYLDDLEPIVVLEEFSPLEGRVARIFLVVVYSIVCFLGILGNGLVIVIATFKMKKTVNTVWFLNLAVADFLFNVFLPIHIIYAAMDYHWVFGTAMCKISNFLLIHNMYTSVFLLTVISFDRCISVLLPVWSQNHRSIRLAYTACVVIWILAFFLSSPSLVFRDTAHQHGKISCFNNFSLSAASSSRLPTHHPLNPVGFNRHMVVTITRFLCGFLVPVLIITACYFTIVCKLRRNRLAKTKKPFKIIVTIIITFFLCWCPYHTLYLLELHHAAVPGSVFSLGLPLATAIAIANSCMNPILYVFMGQDFKKFKVAVFSRLVNALSEDTGHSSFHSHRSFTKMSSINERSSVNERETNML; encoded by the coding sequence ATGGAGAACGAGGATTACAACTTCTCCCTCACCTACGATGACGACTACCTCGATGATTTGGAGCCCATCGTGGTTTTGGAGGAGTTCTCTCCACTGGAAGGCAGGGTGGCCAGGATCTTTCTGGTGGTGGTCTACAGCATCGTCTGTTTCCTCGGCATCCTGGGCAACGGCTTGGTGATCGTCATTGCCACCTTCAAGATGAAGAAGACCGTGAACACCGTCTGGTTCCTCAACCTGGCCGTGGCGGATTTCTTGTTCAACGTCTTCCTCCCGATCCACATCATCTACGCCGCCATGGACTACCACTGGGTTTTTGGGACGGCCATGTGCAAGATCAGCAACTTCCTGCTCATCCACAACATGTACACCAGCGTCTTCCTGCTCACCGTCATCAGCTTCGACCGCTGCATCTCTGTGCTCCTCCCCGTCTGGTCCCAGAACCACCGCAGCATCCGGCTGGCGTACACGGCCTGCGTGGTGATCTGGATCCTGGCTTTCTTCTTGAGTTCCCCATCCCTCGTCTTCCGGGACACAGCCCACCAGCACGGGAAAATATCCTGCTTCAACAACTTCAGCCTGTCAGCGGCCAGCTCTTCCCGGTTGCCCACTCACCACCCACTGAACCCTGTGGGGTTCAACCGGCACATGGTGGTGACCATCACTCGCTTCCTCTGTGGCTTTCTGGTCCCGGTCCTCATCATCACAGCCTGCTACTTCACCATCGTCTGCAAGCTGCGGCGCAACCGCCTGGCCAAGACCAAGAAGCCCTTCAAGATCATCGTGACTATCATCAtcactttcttcctctgctgGTGCCCTTACCACACGCTCTACCTCCTGGAGCTCCACCACGCCGCCGTGCCTGGCTCCGTCTTCAGCCTGGGGTTGCCCCTGGCCACTGCCATCGCCATAGCCAACAGCTGCATGAACCCCATTCTGTATGTCTTCATGGGTCAGGACTTCAAGAAGTTCAAGGTGGCTGTCTTCTCCCGCCTGGTCAATGCTCTGAGCGAGGACACAGGCCACTCCTCCTTTCACAGTCACAGGAGCTTTACCAAGATGTCCTCGATAAACGAGAGGTCCTCCGTGAATGAGAGGGAGACCAACATGCTTTGA